The following proteins are encoded in a genomic region of Diabrotica virgifera virgifera chromosome 1, PGI_DIABVI_V3a:
- the LOC126879211 gene encoding facilitated trehalose transporter Tret1-like yields the protein MGVILHFTAKEYEKNWPQILAIVIGGLAGFSNGLLFSWASPFLIKITQDKVNYDITEEEGSYFNTIQPVSLMIACPIFSKLSDVIGRKKTLLLIVVPQIGSWLCAALGRSVYMFYLSRIFSGIADGCLFATLPTYIGEVANPTVRGIWGNAVAISLYLGEFLINVLGSYLGVTTTSWVCLPISVLFFVLFWFMPESPYYYIMKGQEQEAKNSLRFLKRMKNIDEIYENCKYAVERQLSESGTWSDLFKIKSNRKALFAGVFLRLSQQMAGISVFLTFTQFIFQKSGNNMSHQEASIVFMGLAVILNLFAVIFVVKRFGRIFCYTTSMVTTSGVLYAMSAYFYLDGNTNIDLSYVKWIPLACMMSYLLFASIGISVIPTLMLGELYSASVKSKAMTILMIIYGMGNFLTTTIFYQLNTLLGFYAPFLLFAVSNTVCAVLSRYVIPETKGKTLEEIQEILKGGLKN from the exons ATGGGTGTTATTCTTCATTTCACTGCTAAAGAGTATGAAAAGAATTGGCCGCAAATATTGGCCATTGTTATTG GTGGTCTAGCTGGCTTTTCAAACGGCCTTCTATTCTCATGGGCTTCACCGTTCCTGATCAAAATAACACAAGACAAAGTCAACTATGATATCACAGAGGAAGAAGGATCCTATTTCAACACTATCCAGCCAGTCTCCCTGATGATCGCCTGTCCTATTTTCTCGAAACTATCAGACGTTATTGGCAGGAAGAAGACCTTGCTATTAATCGTCGTTCCTCAAATAGGCAGTTGGTTGTGTGCAGCTTTAGGAAGATCTGTCTATATGTTCTACCTGTCAAGAATTTTTTCTGGTATTGCAGATGGTTGCCTTTTTGCCACGCTGCCAACTTATATTGGAGAAGTAGCCAACCCGACAGTAAGGGGAATATGGGGAAACGCTGTAGCTATATCACTTTATCTCGGCGAGTTCTTAATCAACGTATTGGGAAGTTACTTGGGAGTTACGACAACTTCATGGGTGTGTCTACCAATATCTGTTCTATTCTTCGTCTTGTTCTGGTTCATGCCCGAGTCACCTTACTATTACATCATGAAAGGCCAGGAACAGGAAGCAAAGAATTCTTTAAGGTTTCTTAAGAGGATGAAGAATATTGATGAGATTTACGAGAACTGTAAATATGCAGTAGAGAGACAGTTGTCAGAATCAGGTACTTGGAGCGATCTTTTCAAGATAAAAAGTAACAGAAAAGCTTTGTTTGCTGGAGTATTTTTACGACTTAGTCAGCAAATGGCTGGTATTTCAGTATTTCTGACATTCACTCAGTTTATCTTCCAAAAGTCTGGTAACAACATGAGTCACCAAGAAGCTTCCATAGTTTTTATGGGACTAGCAGTCATATTAAACTTGTTTGCTGTAATTTTTGTTGTGAAGAGATTCGGAAGGATCTTCTGTTACACGACTTCTATGGTAACTACCAGTGGAGTTCTTTATGCAATGTCTGCGTATTTCTATTTAGATGGAAACACAAATATCGATCTATCTTATGTAAAATGGATACCTCTAGCATGCATGATGTCCTACCTCTTATTCGCATCTATCGGCATCTCAGTTATTCCTACATTAATGCTTGGGGAATTGTATTCTGCTAGCGTCAAGTCCAAAGCAATGACTATATTAATGATCATATATGGTATGGGAAACTTTTTAACTACCACCATATTCTACCAGCTCAATACACTTCTTGGTTTTTATGCTCCATTCCTCTTGTTTGCTGTATCTAATACTGTTTGTGCTGTTTTGTCACGGTACGTTATTCCCGAGACAAAGGGCAAGACTTTAGAAGAAATTCAAGAAATTCTTAAAGGAGGTTTGAAAAATTAA
- the LOC126879210 gene encoding uncharacterized protein LOC126879210: protein MPKTKKIGTRQFFSYSEDDLKKAIEAVTQNGISRKAAARQFNVPRTTLIRKLYSPATTPRKMGPATELSEAEENVFENWVLAMARKGFPIHRQNLMLSVKKFLEETGRETKYLLNKTPGRSWFQGFLKRHPKIKERYPEAVSKARAAVTQDRIEAWFDEIQLFLEEDRYDEILLDPTRVFNADEAGFCLCPKSEKVLGPVGYKEDFYIRVSSEKEQITVMATFSADGKHVPPMLIFPYKRIPEAIAKSVPENWGLGRSDSGWMTSQVFYEYISNHFLPYLKSNNIQRPVILFVDGHRSHSTKHVSQLCDDNGIILVSLFPNTTHIMQPADVSVFKPLKAGWSAEVRNWKFQNFPKDVTRSTFGTILESVFSKYASEETIKNGFRRSGLYPFNKNNVDYTKCIPNRIVAAQISDKETPKNALDVLENKIEKKYLTEFIQTYSKRETWSEDISYSKLYSVWAEIKMDCENENPQQKEIHPKNISITSPVAGPSRRQWETPPQKLEYENPQQKEIHPKNIGITSPVAGPSRRQWETPPQKNIRYYEEKESEGFKIPTPFKKCLVFPQTPDGTLKTPKHKRKIFPAVVSSAKYREFYENEVKKKNGPKITKRKQQKTNTVNEESSSNSDMDVTYLDEDLDLSENENIILKTNQHVIVKYMDTHYPGIVLKHDEFGADIRTMVSAGINSWKWPVKEDVLYYFIEDIVCNIKEPEVKNNRGHFSVPEMAKYNGVHY from the exons ATgccgaaaactaaaaaaattggCACTCGCCAGTTTTTTTCATATAGCGAAGACGACTTGAAAAAAGCTATTGAAGCTGTAACACAAAATGGAATTAGTAGAAAAGCTGCAGCACGTCAGTTTAATGTTCCTCGAACCACACTGATCCGTAAATTATACTCGCCTGCTACTACTCCTCGGAAAATGGGTCCAGCAACAGAGCTTTCTGAAGCAGaagaaaatgtttttgaaaactGGGTACTAGCAATGGCTCGCAAGGGTTTTCCTATTCATAGACAAAACCTTATGTTATCAGTGAAAAAATTTCTTGAGGAAACTGGCCGAGaaactaaatatttattaaataaaactcCTGGGCGTTCTTGGTTTCAAGGATTTTTAAAACGTCACCCTAAAATTAAAGAGAGATATCCTGAAGCTGTCAGCAAAGCTCGGGCAGCAGTAACACAAGACCGAATTGAAGCATGGTTTGATGAAATTCAACTTTTTTTAGAGGAAGATAGATATGATGAAATATTATTAGATCCAACTCGGGTATTCAATGCAGATGAGGCAGGATTTTGCCTATGTCCGAAGAGTGAAAAAGTTCTAGGCCCTGTAGGCTACAAAGAAGATTTTTATATTAGGGTATCATCGGAAAAAGAGCAGATAACCGTAATGGCCACTTTTTCAGCAGATGGCAAGCATGTTCCTCCAATGTTGATCTTTCCTTACAAGAGAATCCCAGAAGCTATAGCTAAATCAGTGCCAGAAAATTGGGGTCTTGGTAGATCTGATTCAGGGTGGATGACATCCCAAGTATTTTATGAATACATTTCGAACCATTTCCTGCCATATTTAAAATCCAACAATATCCAAAGGCCAGTAATTTTATTCGTCGATGGGCATCGATCACATTCAACAAAACATGTTAGCCAGCTATGCGATGATAATGGAATTATTTTGGTATCACTTTTTCCCAACACTACCCATATTATGCAACCAGCTGACGTATCTGTTTTTAAACCTCTTAAAGCTGGTTGGTCAGCAGAAGTGAGAAACTGGAAATTTCAAAACTTTCCAAAAGATGTGACACGTTCTACTTTTGGTACTATTTTAGAAtctgtttttagtaaatatgcTTCTGAGGAAACAATTAAAAATGGATTTAGAAGAAGTGGGTTGTATccctttaataaaaataatgttgattacaCAAAATGCATACCAAACAGAATAGTTGCTGCACAGATTTCTGATAAAGAAACACCTAAAAATGCCTTAGATGTACtagaaaataaaattgaaaaaaaataccttacagaatttatacaaacatattcaaaaaGAGAAACCTGGTCTGAAGACATATCTTATTCAAAGCTTTATAGTGTCTGGGCCGAAATTAAAATGGATTGTGAAAATGAAAATCCTCAACAGAAAGAAATACACCCCAAAAATATAAGTATTACGTCACCAGTCGCTGGACCATCGAGACGTCAATGGGAAACACCTCCCCAAAAATTGGAATATGAAAATCCTCAACAGAAAGAAATACAccccaaaaatataggtattacATCACCAGTCGCTGGACCATCGAGACGTCAATGGGAAACACCTCCCCAAAAAAACATTCGCTACTATGAAGAAAAAGAATCAGAAGGGTTTAAAATTCCAACtccatttaaaaaatgtttagtaTTTCCTCAAACGCCTGATGGAACTTTAAAAACAccaaaacacaaaagaaaaatatttcctGCAGTAGTTTCAAGTGCGAAATATCGAGAATTTTACGAGAATgaagtaaagaagaagaatggtccgaaaataacaaaaagaaaacaacaaaaaacaaatacagtcaACGAAGAAAGCAGCTCTAATTCAGATATGGACGTTACTTATCTCGACGAAGATCTTGATCTTAGTGAAAATGAAAACATCATACTAAAGACAAATCAACATGTTATTGTCAAGTACATGGATACACATTATCCAG GAATAGTTCTGAAACATGATGAATTCGGGGCAGATATCCGAACTATGGTTAGTGCTGGCATAAATTCCTGGAAATGGCCAGTTAAAGAAGACGTATTATATTACTTTATTGAAGACATAGTTTGTAATATAAAAGAACCTGAAGTAAAGAACAATAGGGGTCATTTTAGTGTGCCTGAGATGGCAAAATATAATGGTGTCCATTACTAA